In a genomic window of uncultured Flavobacterium sp.:
- a CDS encoding alpha/beta hydrolase has translation MKNILYKNTKISYTDSGSGTAIVLLHGFLENKKMWQEYVTLFSEKHRVITIDLLGHGESDCLGYVHAMEDNANAVQEVLKHLKIEKATILGHSMGGYVGLAFAELFPNNIQKLVLLNSTSREDTHEKKLNRTRAIKAVKQNAINFVSLAIGNLFSKNNRTRLADEIEKVKIQALKTPLQGIVASLEGMKIRKDREALLQKNLFPVLLILGKKDPVLNYDESISQIEDTTAELVSFEDGHMSHIENKEELKVILLDFFQ, from the coding sequence TTGAAAAACATTCTATACAAAAACACAAAAATATCTTATACTGATTCAGGTTCCGGAACCGCAATTGTATTGCTTCATGGCTTTCTGGAGAACAAAAAAATGTGGCAGGAATATGTTACTTTATTCTCAGAAAAGCATCGCGTAATTACAATTGATTTATTAGGTCATGGCGAATCTGATTGTTTGGGATATGTTCATGCAATGGAAGATAATGCAAATGCTGTTCAGGAAGTTTTAAAACATTTAAAAATCGAAAAAGCGACTATTCTTGGACATTCTATGGGCGGATATGTTGGCTTGGCTTTCGCCGAATTATTCCCAAATAACATTCAGAAACTAGTTTTATTGAATTCAACTTCCAGAGAAGATACTCACGAAAAGAAACTAAACAGAACTCGCGCTATTAAAGCCGTTAAACAAAATGCTATAAACTTTGTAAGCCTTGCAATTGGGAATTTGTTTAGTAAAAACAACAGAACAAGATTGGCTGATGAAATCGAAAAGGTAAAAATTCAGGCGCTAAAAACTCCGCTACAAGGAATTGTTGCTTCGCTTGAAGGAATGAAAATCAGAAAAGACAGAGAAGCTCTTTTACAAAAAAATCTATTTCCGGTTTTGTTGATCTTAGGAAAAAAAGATCCTGTTTTAAACTACGACGAAAGCATTTCTCAAATAGAAGACACAACCGCTGAACTTGTTTCGTTTGAAGATGGACATATGAGTCACATTGAAAACAAGGAAGAATTGAAAGTTATCTTATTAGACTTTTTTCAATAG
- a CDS encoding ATP-binding cassette domain-containing protein produces the protein MKKHILEVDGIQKRFNEKVVLSDVYLKCETSDIIGLFGRNGSGKSTLLKIIFGLISAPGKCIRIDGVSKNNSGNLSNEISYLHQEQYIPNHLSVKKAILLSIDKQNRDSFYEDEFIQSLLEKKIRHLSGGELRYLEIKIVLFNPAKFILLDEPYNGLSPLMIEVVNEMIKENSLRKGIIITDHNYQSTIQIATQLILVKEGKTHVLKEKSELVDKGYLTTSAFL, from the coding sequence TTGAAAAAACATATTCTAGAAGTTGATGGAATCCAAAAAAGATTTAATGAAAAAGTAGTGCTTTCTGATGTTTATCTAAAATGCGAAACTTCAGATATTATTGGTTTGTTTGGTCGAAATGGTTCGGGGAAATCTACTTTGCTGAAGATTATTTTTGGCCTTATTTCAGCTCCCGGAAAGTGTATAAGAATCGATGGCGTTTCAAAAAATAATTCGGGGAATTTGTCTAACGAAATTAGTTATTTGCATCAGGAGCAATATATACCGAATCATTTGTCTGTAAAGAAGGCAATTTTGTTATCAATCGATAAACAAAATAGAGATAGTTTTTACGAAGATGAATTTATTCAATCTCTTTTAGAAAAGAAAATTCGGCATTTATCAGGTGGAGAACTCCGATATCTTGAAATTAAAATAGTACTTTTTAATCCTGCAAAATTCATTTTACTTGACGAACCATACAACGGATTATCTCCTTTAATGATTGAAGTTGTAAATGAAATGATCAAAGAAAATTCACTTAGAAAAGGAATTATAATAACAGATCATAATTATCAAAGTACCATTCAAATTGCGACTCAGCTAATTTTGGTTAAAGAAGGTAAGACGCATGTTTTAAAAGAAAAAAGTGAGCTTGTAGATAAAGGTTATTTGACAACTTCTGCTTTTTTATAA
- a CDS encoding PD-(D/E)XK nuclease family protein has translation MINTSFLEKIAAVVIQDYSAKLADTTIILPNKRAKVFLIEALKKETKRTILAPEIVSIEDFVQDVASIRSIDSIELLFEFYEVYLSITEKQHQQSFELFANWAKTLLQDFNEIDRYLLEPSHVLSYLKDIEDIKKWGIEVENKTQLLENYIDFWKLLPLYYDSLYNHLLNKAIGYQGLIYREAVNNLNHFSDTVSNKTFIFAGFNALNAAEERIVQHLLALDQAKIYWDVDQTFLNDPYHDAGLFVRRFKESWKHYKSNPFEWIVDDFSQSKNIQVIGTPKTIGQAKLAGSIIENIINNDPSTSLDKVAIVLGEENLLLPVLYGLPASVGALNITMGYSGKNNPSQILIAKLFKMHTNALSRKGDSYVFYYKDVLDILTHPLIEPYAKANNLVKIIKENNYTFITHNRIVELNSSPSVLFGVLFQKWENGSMAVLENISALLLLIKENFSNDNEEEKIAKAFVFSVFKVINKLINYYSQHHYIDNIDTLHAIYKQIIDVAEVSFEGEPLHGLQIMGVLESRVLDFDTVIVTSMNEGKFPAGKSQNSFIPYDVKRELGLPTFKEKDAIYTYHFYHLLQRAKNIFLIYNTENDGLDAGERSRFITQLEVEKQRNHNLTFDIYNPILPTMAYQPMIIPKSDAVMERLKEIATAGFSPSALTSYIRNPIDFYFQKILRIREVEEVEENIALNTLGTIIHETLKSLYDPFVGKFISESDISNCFKLLDDEVLRQFKLVYKEGEIKKGRNLLAFEVAKRNVSNFLRMELEEIKNGDAIKIIALEKTFERELNHPKLPFPVLIKGNVDRIELRNGKIRIIDYKTGKVEKTNVILKSWNGLTQELKNDKIIQVLAYAFMFEQEAGEVPVEVGIISFKNLKSGFLPFGFKEDKELNSVVGKEILNNYIEEIVLLLKEIFDMNIPFEEKTE, from the coding sequence ATGATAAATACTTCTTTTCTCGAAAAAATTGCTGCCGTTGTAATTCAGGATTATTCTGCAAAACTTGCTGATACAACTATTATTTTGCCAAATAAAAGAGCTAAAGTTTTTTTAATAGAAGCATTGAAAAAAGAAACTAAAAGAACAATTCTTGCTCCTGAAATTGTTAGTATTGAAGATTTTGTGCAAGATGTCGCATCGATTAGATCAATAGACTCGATTGAACTTTTATTTGAGTTTTACGAAGTTTATCTTTCCATTACAGAAAAACAACATCAACAATCATTTGAGTTATTTGCAAATTGGGCTAAAACACTTTTGCAGGATTTTAACGAGATTGATCGTTATCTTTTAGAGCCTTCACATGTTTTGTCTTACCTAAAAGACATAGAAGATATTAAAAAGTGGGGCATTGAGGTCGAAAACAAAACACAACTTCTGGAGAATTATATTGACTTCTGGAAACTTTTGCCTTTGTATTATGATTCACTATACAATCATTTGCTGAATAAAGCAATTGGATATCAAGGTTTGATTTACAGAGAAGCTGTAAATAATTTGAATCATTTTTCGGATACCGTTTCAAATAAGACTTTTATTTTTGCGGGATTTAATGCTTTAAATGCTGCCGAAGAAAGAATTGTACAACATCTTTTAGCGCTTGATCAGGCGAAAATTTATTGGGACGTTGATCAGACTTTTCTAAATGATCCATATCACGATGCAGGATTATTTGTTCGTCGTTTTAAAGAAAGTTGGAAACATTATAAATCAAATCCTTTTGAATGGATTGTAGATGACTTTTCGCAATCTAAAAATATTCAGGTTATTGGAACTCCAAAAACTATTGGTCAGGCAAAGTTGGCAGGAAGCATTATTGAAAATATAATCAATAATGATCCGTCGACTTCTCTTGATAAAGTTGCTATTGTACTTGGTGAAGAAAATCTTTTATTGCCGGTTTTGTACGGATTGCCGGCTTCGGTTGGAGCATTGAATATTACAATGGGATATTCCGGGAAGAATAATCCATCGCAAATATTAATTGCAAAATTGTTTAAAATGCATACAAACGCACTTTCCAGAAAAGGAGATAGTTATGTTTTTTATTATAAAGATGTATTGGATATTTTGACGCATCCTTTAATAGAACCTTACGCGAAAGCAAATAATCTGGTAAAGATTATCAAAGAGAATAACTACACATTTATTACTCATAATAGGATTGTAGAACTCAATTCAAGTCCTTCGGTTTTGTTTGGTGTATTGTTCCAGAAATGGGAAAATGGATCAATGGCGGTTTTAGAAAATATCTCTGCACTTTTACTTTTGATAAAAGAAAATTTCAGCAATGATAATGAAGAAGAGAAAATTGCAAAAGCATTTGTTTTCTCTGTTTTCAAAGTGATTAATAAGCTTATTAATTATTATTCGCAGCATCATTATATTGATAATATTGATACGCTGCATGCCATTTACAAACAAATTATAGATGTAGCTGAAGTTTCTTTTGAAGGAGAACCTTTGCATGGTTTGCAGATTATGGGAGTTCTGGAAAGTCGTGTTCTGGATTTTGATACCGTTATTGTAACTTCTATGAATGAAGGGAAATTTCCTGCCGGAAAATCTCAGAATTCATTTATTCCATATGATGTAAAACGCGAATTAGGTTTGCCAACTTTTAAAGAAAAAGATGCCATTTATACCTATCACTTTTATCATTTGCTGCAAAGAGCAAAAAATATTTTTCTTATCTATAATACTGAAAATGATGGATTGGATGCGGGAGAACGAAGCCGTTTTATCACGCAGTTGGAAGTAGAAAAGCAAAGAAATCATAATCTTACTTTTGATATTTATAATCCGATTTTGCCAACAATGGCATATCAGCCTATGATAATTCCGAAGTCGGATGCGGTGATGGAACGTTTAAAAGAAATTGCTACTGCCGGTTTTTCACCTTCTGCATTGACGAGTTATATTCGGAATCCGATTGATTTTTATTTTCAAAAAATACTTCGAATCCGGGAAGTTGAAGAAGTTGAAGAGAATATTGCGTTAAACACTTTGGGAACCATAATTCACGAAACTTTAAAATCGTTGTATGATCCTTTTGTTGGGAAATTTATCTCGGAAAGTGATATTTCGAATTGTTTTAAATTATTAGATGACGAAGTTTTAAGACAGTTTAAATTGGTATACAAAGAAGGTGAAATCAAGAAAGGACGTAATCTTTTGGCTTTTGAAGTTGCAAAACGAAATGTTTCAAATTTCCTGAGAATGGAATTAGAAGAAATCAAGAATGGTGATGCAATTAAAATCATAGCTTTAGAGAAAACTTTCGAACGAGAACTAAATCATCCAAAATTGCCTTTTCCGGTTCTTATAAAAGGAAATGTTGACAGAATTGAGTTACGCAACGGAAAAATAAGAATCATCGATTATAAGACAGGAAAAGTAGAAAAGACGAATGTTATACTGAAATCATGGAATGGATTAACTCAGGAGCTTAAAAACGATAAAATTATTCAGGTTCTGGCTTATGCTTTTATGTTTGAACAAGAAGCTGGAGAAGTTCCTGTTGAAGTTGGAATTATTTCTTTTAAGAATTTGAAATCTGGATTTTTACCATTTGGGTTTAAAGAAGATAAAGAATTAAACTCCGTTGTTGGAAAAGAGATCTTAAACAATTACATCGAAGAAATTGTATTATTGTTGAAGGAGATTTTTGATATGAATATTCCTTTTGAAGAAAAAACAGAATAA
- a CDS encoding OmpA family protein translates to MKHLNKLLVAVMMVMGLSSHAQDSNNPWAISFGVNAVDTRTSSGAGSGFFDQHFSQPFAVKDNWNILPSLSYIGVNRYVGHGFSVGLQGSVNKIDKFVVFDPTNPAHDNRGNVVSNPGDLMYYGIDATVKYSFQELIKSKVIDPSLSVGGGYTFFGDNSFGTVNPGAGITFWFTDAIGLELATKYKWAVAANEDKTYDRSVFQHTAGLVFKFGGKDTDGDGIYDKDDACPDVAGLKQFNGCPDTDGDGIVDASDACPDVFGLAALNGCPDTDGDGIADKDDACPDVAGLAALKGCPDTDGDGIADKDDKCPTVAGPKENGGCPFLDADKDGVADKDDDCPTVYGPASNRGCPEVTSEALEDLKVQARAVYFNSGKATFKTGDKETPARLDAIKEILKNYPNAKFSIEGHTDSTGSAKINQKLSEDRAAAVKNALIERGVNAENLESKGFGSSQPVASNKTAAGKAQNRRTEIRHIGSKYQGKI, encoded by the coding sequence ATGAAACATCTTAACAAACTTTTAGTTGCTGTGATGATGGTGATGGGTTTAAGTTCTCACGCACAAGACAGTAACAATCCATGGGCTATCTCATTTGGAGTTAATGCAGTTGATACAAGAACCAGTTCTGGTGCCGGAAGCGGATTCTTTGATCAACACTTTTCTCAGCCATTCGCTGTAAAAGACAACTGGAACATCCTTCCTTCTTTATCTTACATCGGTGTAAATAGATATGTTGGACACGGTTTCTCTGTTGGTTTACAAGGTTCTGTAAACAAAATTGATAAATTCGTTGTTTTTGATCCAACTAATCCAGCACATGATAACAGAGGTAATGTTGTTAGTAATCCTGGTGACTTGATGTATTATGGTATTGATGCTACTGTAAAGTATAGCTTCCAAGAATTAATCAAATCTAAAGTAATCGATCCTTCGTTATCTGTTGGTGGAGGTTATACTTTCTTCGGAGATAACAGTTTTGGAACTGTTAACCCAGGTGCTGGTATTACTTTCTGGTTTACTGATGCTATTGGTCTTGAACTTGCTACAAAATACAAATGGGCTGTAGCTGCTAATGAAGATAAAACTTATGACAGATCTGTTTTCCAACATACTGCTGGTCTAGTTTTCAAATTCGGAGGTAAAGATACTGACGGAGACGGAATCTACGATAAAGATGATGCTTGTCCAGATGTTGCTGGTTTAAAACAATTCAACGGATGTCCTGATACTGACGGAGACGGAATCGTTGACGCTTCTGACGCTTGTCCAGATGTATTTGGTTTAGCTGCATTAAACGGATGTCCTGATACTGACGGAGACGGAATTGCTGATAAAGATGATGCTTGTCCAGATGTTGCTGGTTTAGCTGCTTTAAAAGGTTGTCCTGATACTGACGGTGATGGTATCGCTGACAAAGATGACAAATGTCCTACAGTTGCTGGTCCTAAAGAAAATGGTGGTTGTCCTTTCTTAGACGCTGACAAAGACGGTGTTGCTGATAAAGATGATGATTGTCCTACAGTTTACGGTCCTGCTTCAAACAGAGGATGTCCAGAAGTAACTTCTGAGGCTTTAGAAGATCTTAAAGTTCAAGCTAGAGCGGTTTACTTTAACTCAGGAAAAGCTACTTTCAAAACAGGAGACAAAGAAACTCCAGCTAGATTAGATGCGATTAAAGAAATCCTTAAAAACTATCCAAACGCGAAATTCTCTATTGAAGGACACACAGATAGTACAGGTTCTGCAAAAATCAACCAAAAACTTTCTGAAGATAGAGCTGCTGCTGTTAAAAACGCTTTGATCGAAAGAGGTGTTAACGCAGAAAACTTAGAGTCTAAAGGATTTGGATCTTCTCAACCAGTTGCAAGTAACAAAACTGCTGCAGGTAAAGCACAAAACAGAAGAACAGAAATTAGACACATTGGTTCTAAATACCAAGGTAAAATCTAA
- the kbl gene encoding glycine C-acetyltransferase: MYGKIKEHLQSELQTIEENGIFKKERIITSAQDAEITISTGEKVLNFCANNYLGLSSHPEVIQAAKDAMDTHGFGMSSVRFICGTQDIHKILEKKISDFYGTEDTILYAAAFDANGGVFEPLLGENDAIISDSLNHASIIDGVRLCKAARYRYENSNMEDLEQQLIKANEAGSRFKLIVTDGVFSMDGLVAPLDKICDLADKYDAMVMVDECHAAGFIGATGKGTLEAKGVMGRVDIITGTLGKALGGAMGGYTTAKKEIIELLRQRSRPYLFSNSLAPAIVGASIKVFELLEKDTTLRDKLEWNTNYFKEGMKKAGFDIIDGDSAIVPVMLYDAKLSQTMANELLKQGIYVIGFFFPVVPKEKARIRVQLSAAHTKEHLDKAINAFVSVGQMLKVI, encoded by the coding sequence ATGTACGGTAAAATTAAAGAGCATTTGCAAAGTGAGTTGCAAACTATTGAAGAAAATGGAATTTTCAAAAAAGAACGTATCATAACATCTGCACAAGATGCTGAAATTACGATTTCTACAGGAGAGAAGGTTTTGAACTTTTGTGCTAATAATTATTTAGGACTTTCTTCTCACCCAGAAGTTATTCAGGCGGCTAAAGACGCTATGGATACGCACGGTTTCGGAATGTCTTCAGTTCGTTTTATTTGTGGAACGCAGGATATTCATAAAATTTTGGAGAAAAAGATTTCTGATTTTTATGGTACAGAAGATACGATTCTTTATGCAGCTGCATTTGATGCAAATGGTGGAGTTTTCGAGCCTTTATTAGGAGAAAATGATGCTATTATTTCAGATAGTTTAAATCATGCTTCTATTATAGATGGTGTTCGTTTGTGTAAAGCGGCTCGTTACAGATACGAAAACAGCAACATGGAAGACTTGGAACAGCAGCTTATTAAAGCTAATGAAGCTGGATCACGTTTTAAATTAATTGTTACTGATGGAGTTTTCTCTATGGACGGTCTTGTAGCGCCATTGGATAAAATTTGTGACCTGGCTGATAAATATGATGCAATGGTTATGGTTGATGAATGTCACGCAGCCGGATTTATAGGTGCTACTGGTAAAGGTACGCTTGAAGCGAAAGGTGTAATGGGACGCGTAGACATTATTACAGGAACTCTTGGTAAAGCTCTTGGTGGCGCTATGGGAGGTTATACTACAGCAAAGAAAGAAATTATTGAGTTGTTGCGTCAGCGTTCTAGGCCATATTTGTTTTCGAACTCACTTGCGCCTGCAATTGTTGGTGCTTCTATTAAGGTTTTTGAGCTTTTAGAAAAAGACACAACATTAAGAGATAAATTAGAGTGGAATACAAACTACTTTAAAGAAGGAATGAAAAAAGCCGGATTTGATATTATTGACGGAGATTCTGCAATTGTACCTGTTATGTTATATGATGCAAAATTGTCGCAAACAATGGCAAACGAACTTTTGAAACAAGGAATTTATGTAATAGGATTCTTTTTTCCGGTTGTACCAAAAGAAAAGGCAAGAATCAGAGTTCAGCTGTCAGCGGCCCATACAAAAGAACATTTGGACAAGGCTATAAACGCCTTTGTATCAGTGGGACAAATGTTAAAAGTTATATAA